The DNA region TGTGGGTCTATCCGTCTTACGACAAGAAAGCAAATCTGAACTGAAAGGTTTTCCCGGGGTTTTAGTGTCACCAGGTGCTAATGAACAGGGAGAAACCCGCATCTCAGCCTTACAATTCTTCCAAGAATATCAGCAGCGTAATTCTCAACAAGCCTTAGCCCTGCGCTCTCAATTTAACCTTGGTTTAAATATCTTCAATGCTACCGTCAACAATGACCCTCCTGATAGTAGGTTTTTTTCTTGGCGGGGGCAAGGACAATATGTGCGACTTTTAGCACCGCAGACTTTACTGGTGATTCGTTCTGACCTGCAATTGTCAACTCGTGCCCTTGTGCCTTTAGAGCAATTTGGGCTGGGCGGTCTGCGTAGTGTTCGGGGTTATCGACAAGATATTCTCTTAACAGATAATGGCTTTTTAGCATCAGCAGAAGTGCAATTACCAGTACTGCGGGTAAAAAATGTCGGAGGAGTTTTGCAAGTAGTGCCGTTTATTGATTTTGGTGTGGGTTGGAATAGTTCTGGGAATCCAGGCCCAAATACTAATACTTTGCTGGGGTTGGGATTGGGTTTACAGTGGCAAATGAGCGATCGCCTGAATGCTCGCCTTGATTATGGTATTCCATTAACAGATATTCAAGACAGAGGCAGGACTTTACAAGAAGACGGTATTTATTTTTCAGTGGTTGCGAATCCTTTCTAAAAATTTTTGTCACAAAATCTCTGATTAACAAAGGTCTAGAAATCAAAAGTTATGCAACACTCCAAGCGATCGCTCCTATCAAATACTTTACCTCTATCTATAGGGGTGAATTTTATGTTGGCTTTGTTGTCTTGTATTGCTCCCTGTCCAGCAAAAGCACAAATCACACCTGATGCAACTCTAGGCGATAAAAGTTCAGTTGTAGTGCCAGACACTTTTAAAGGCAGTCCTATTGACCGGATTAATGGGGGAGCAATTCAAGGAGCCAACCTATTCCACAGTTTTCAGGAATTTAACGTTGTTGAAAAAGGAGCCTATTTTACAAATCCAGGAGGAATTACGAATATTTTGACTAGGGTAACAGGAGGTAATGCCTCGAATATTCTGGGAACTCTGGGGGTTTTGGGCCCAGCCAACCTATTTTTGATTAATCCTAATGGAATTGTCTTTGGCCCCAATGCCCGTTTGGATATGGGGGGTTCCTTTGTAGCTTCTACCGCAGATAGCCTTGTGTTTGATAATGGGTTGGAGTTTAGCGCCACAAACCCGCAAGCACCACTTTTAACCGTAAATATCCCTGTGGGATTGCGATTTAGAGACGCTTCAGGAAAGATTATCAATCGCTCTCAAGCTACTGTTGATGGTGTTGAGATAGGTCTACAGATACCACCACAAAAAACTTTGGCTCTTATAGGCGGTAATGTTGACCTAGAGGGCGGTTGGCTCATAGGCCCTGATGTCCAGATTGAAATTGCAAGTGTTGGTGATAGCAGTCTGGTCAATTTTATCAATAGCGATACTGGCTATAACTTTGACTATTCTGGCGTTGAAAACTTCCAAGATATTCTTTTATCAGATCAAGCCATTGTTAATATCAATGGCAATGGTAGCGGCAGTATCCGGATGCAAGGTAGAAACGTTACGCTCAATGATGAGTCGAGGCTGTTTGCCGATAATTTAGGAAGTTCTGGCAGAGAAGTTCTTATCCAAGCAGAGCAGCTAACCCTTGACAATGCTTCAATTAGTGCAGATGTACGTGGGTTAGGGCAGGGAAGGAATATAACTATAGAAACTCAGAATTTACTAGTTCAGAATGGAGCGAGAATATCTACCGCGACTTTTGGCGGTGGAAATGGTGGCACAGTCAAGATTACTGCTACAGATTCAGTAGTGATTCAAGGAGAATCCCAATCTCAACAAGGGTTCTTTAGTGGTGTACAGAGTGTAGCGGCAGGAGGGGCTTCGGGGGATGCAGGTGGAGTTGAGATTAACACAGCCTCCTTTTTGCTGAAAGATGGAGCCAGATTAGATACTACAACTTTTGGAGGTGGAAAGGGTGGCACAGTCAAGATTAATGCTACAGATTCAGTAGTGATTCAAGGAGAATCTCAATCTCAACAAGGGTTCTTTAGTGGTGTACTGAGCCTAGTGGCAGGAGGGGCTTCGGGGGATGCAGGTGGAATTGAGATTAACACAGCCTCCTTTTTGCTGAAAGATGGAGCCAGATTAGATACTACAACTTCTGGAGGTGGAAAGGGTGGCACAGTCAAGATTAATGCTACAGATTCAGTAGTGATTCAAGGAGAATCTAACCGCCAAGAACGCCTTAGTGGAATACAAAGCCTAGTGCGAGGAGGGGCTTCGGGGGATGCAGGTGGAGTTGAGATTAACACAGCCTCCTTTTTGCTGAAAGATGGAGCCAGATTAGATACTACAACTTTTGGAGATGGCAATGGTGGCACAGTCAAGATTAATGCTACAGATTCAGTAGTGATTCAAGGAGAATCTCAATCTCAACAAGGGTTCTTTAGTGGTGTACTGAGCCTAGTGGCAGGAGGGGCTTCGGGGGATGCAGGTGGAGTTGAGATTAACACAGCCTCCTTTTTGCTGAAAGATGGAGCCAGATTAGATACTACAACTTTTGGCGGTGGAAAGGGTGGCACAGTCAAAATTACTGCTACAGATTCAGTAGTGATTCAAGGAGAATCTCAACAAAATTCATTTAGTGGTGTACTGAGCCTAGCGGCAGGAGGGCCTTCGGGGGATGCAGGTGGAATTGAGATTAACACAGCCTCCTTCTTGCTGAAAGATGGTAATAGGCTATCTACCACAACTTTTGGAGATGGCAATGGTGGCACAGTCAAGATTAATGCCACAGATTCAGTAGTAATGGAAGGAGAATCTAGACGCCAAGAGCGCCTTAGCGGAATAGAAAGTGTAGTGGGAGGAGGTGCTTCGGGAGATGCAGGTGGAATTGAGATTAATACAGCAGACTTGTCGCTTAAAGATGGGGCTTTCCTAACTGCCAGTACTTCAGGAACAGGAAATGCTGGCAAGGTGACAATTAATGCTACTGAGTCAGTAATGTTTGAAGGCAAATTTATTCAGGAAAAGTTTGGTCTGGGTGTCGGTGGTGTATCCACCATAGTAGAATCAGGAGCTTTGGGAAATGCAGGTGCAATTGATATCGATACAACCTCCCTCATTCTCAGAGATGGAGCTTTCCTGGCTACCAGTACTTTCGGAGAGAGTGACGCAGGTAATATCACAGTTACTACGAACACATTTGAAATTACTTCAGGTGGGCGATTGCTTTCCACAACCAGAGGTAACAGGGCAGCAGGTAATATCTTTCTACAAATCGAAGATAGTATAAGTTTGGCTGGGGAAAACAGTGGTATATTCGCTAACACCGAGGCAGGGTCTACTGGCAGAGGCGGTAATATCTTCATGGATACCCAAACTACCGTGATTCAAGATGGTGCCAAACTCTCTGTCAATAGTCAGGGAAGTGGAGTTGGAGGCGATATATCTTTGCAAGCCAATTCTCTAACTTTGGATCGAGGAACGATCTCAGCCGAAACCGCCAAAGAAAGAGGCGGCAATATCAGGCTAGATGTAGCAGATTTATTGCTGATGTCAGACGAAAGCAAAATTACTACCAGTGCAGGCCTTCAAAGCCAACCAGGGGCAATTGGTACTGGCGGGAACATTAAGATTGACACCCAATTTCTAGTTGCATCACCCTCAAAACCAAAGGGTAGTGATATAACCGCCAATGCAACTTATGGTAACGGTGGTCGTGTTGATATTACAGCTACTGGTATCTTTGGGATTGAATTTCGGGACAAGCCCAGAGATTTCTTAAATGACATCACCGCTAGTTCAGAGTTTGGTGGCAATCCGGGAGTAGTAAACATCAATCAAGTGATTGATCCCAGCCAGAATTTAGTGGAATTACCTGCAAATGTTATCGATCCCAATGACCAAATCGCCCAAAATCCTTGTAGTAAAGGTGTTGCGAGTGAATTCACGATCGCAGGACGCGGTGGACTGCCTCCTAGTCCCAATGAAGACTTAAGCCAAGAAGCTACTCAGGTTGATTTAGTTGACCCAGTCTCAACCGTCAGTAATGTCAAACTACCACAGAAAACCTCTTCCAGTCATAATTTAAAATCCCAAATCCCTAGCCCGATTGTGCCAGCTCAAGGATGGGTATTCAACAATAAAGGTGAAGTAGTTCTCACCGCCTACAATTCCAATGTCATTGGAATCCATCGTCTACCGAAGAATTTAAATAGTTGTCCTGCACGATGAAACGGCAAAAAAAAGTTGAAAACAGGTATTTTTTTGAATTACTTGACATAACAAATAAAATATGAATCAAAAAAAGCAGATAGGGCGATGTCTACGACGGGCTACGCCTACGCTCAAAGCCAGATTTTTCTCACAAATTAACCATTACAAATCTAGACTCTATAGTAGTCAAGTGCGATCGCTAATTTTAGCAATTCTGTTATTTTTCTTGTCTGTGGGAGGAGTACTGGTTACTACCCAAGTTTGGGCATCAACTGCGATCGGACAAACTCAACAAGAGCCTTTACAGTTGGTACAAGAAGCCAAATCGTTTTACAAAGATGGACAATTTGAGTCAGCCCTAACCCTTTGGGAACAAGTTGCTGCGGCTTTTGCGGTGCGAGAGGATAAACTTAACCAGGCAATGGCGTTGAGCAATCTTGCCCTGACAGCTCAACAACTTGGTAGGTGGGAGCAAGCTAAAAAAGCGATCGCTACCAGCTTAAATATCCTGCAAACACAGCCAAAAACACCAGAGCAAGCCTCCGCAGGAGGAGCTGCGCTAACGCAAATCCTCAGTTCCACATTGGATATCCAAGGACAGTTGCAACTAGCAGTAGGAGAATCAGAAGCAGCCTTAGCAACTTGGAAACAAGCGGCTGAAATTTATCAAAATCTCAGCAATCAAAATGGTGCAATTAGAAACCAGATTAACCAAACTCAAGCTATGCAAGACTTGGGTCTTTATCCAATGGCTTGTAAGACCTTACTAAAAATTTTAGAGTTCGATCATCAAAACTGCCAGATCACAAAAGAAGAACTGCAAATCTTAAAAAAGCGATTTGTCAACAAGGGAAATTCCTCTTCTTTAGATATTCTGGCTTTGCGTAGTCTCGGCAATGTTTTACGAGTTGTTAGTCAACTCGAACAATCGCAAATGGTGTTGCTCGCAGCTGGGCAATTAGCTCAACAATCAGGAGATTCGCAAAATCTCGCTGCTACTTACCTGAGTTTAGGCAATACAGCCCGGTCTTTGGGTAATAGAAAAATACAGTTGGGAAAACCAAGCCAAGAACAGTTACCCCTTACACACCCTATAAACTGTATTCAGGAAGCTACTATAACCGATGCTGCTGAATTGTATCAACAGGCTGCTACTTGCTATCGGCAAGCTGAATCATCAACCTCATCAGATATCAAAAGACAAGCTCAATTGAATCGATTCAGCCTTTTGGTACAAACTCAGCAATGGTCTGAAGTCCCAACCTTAGTATCTGAAATCACCTCGAACCTCAATAACTTACCTATTAATCATCCCACTGTTTATGCTCACATCAAATTTGTTCAAAGTTTGATGTGTCTGCAATCAGGACTGAGTGAAAACTCATCTAATGCTTTATCCCCGATTCTGCAACTGTGTAACTTTGTCAAGAATACACCCACGGGCACTGGTGTTAAAACTCTTGAATCCTCAAAAATTCCCTCATGGGCAGAAATTGGACAAATTTTACAAACCGCCCTCAACCAAGCTCAACGATTGGGAGACAAGCAAGCCGAAGCCGATGTGCGTGGTTATCTAGGAGGAGTTTACCTGCAAATGGGGAAATTGGCAGAGGCCCGACAATTCACTGAACAAGCTTTACAGCAGAAATCTGCTTTTAATAATTCCAGTATTACCTATCTTTGGCAATGGCAACTAGGACGGATTTATCACACTCAACAAGACCCAAAAAGCGCACTTCAAGCCTACACCTTAGCCTATGAAACTCTTCAGTCTTTGCGTCAAGACTTAGTTGGCATTAACCCAGAAATTCAATTTACTTTTCGAGATAGTGTAGAACCAGTATATCGAGAACTGGTCAATTTGCTTTTGCCACCCCTTGCTTCTCAACAGATAAAGCAAACGGAGATTAATCAGGAAAATCTCAAGCTTGCTCGTGATGTTATAGAAGCACTCCAACTAGCAGAACTGACAAACTTTTTTCGGGAAGCTTGTATAACCAGCCAACCCCAACCAATCGACCGATTAGATCCAAATGCTGCGGTCATCTATTCAATTATTTTGCCCGATCGCCTTGTTGTCATCTTGTCTCGACCTCAAAAGGACTTAAAATACTACGCAACGCCTCTGAAGTCTAATTCTCAGCCAGGAGAAATTGGAGAACTCGAACGTGTATACAATGATCTGTTTGCTGGCTTCACCCGTTATATTTACTTAGATTCACGTCGTCCACAAACAATTTTTTATGATTGGTTAATCCGTCCAATTGAGGCAGAACTGCAAAAGGATGAGATTAAAACTTTGGTGTTTGTACTAGATGGAGTTTTGCGTGCAGTACCCATGTCGGCACTTTATGATAGTCAGCAGAAAAAGTATCTGATTGAAAAATATAACCTTGCTTTGAGTCCAGGGTTGCAGCTGTTGTATTCACGTTCGCTTTCCCCAAACAAATTGCAAACTTTAGTGGGAGGTTTGACTGAGGCTAGGCAAGGGTTTTCCAAACTGCCGGGAGTGAAAGAAGAAGTTCAGGAGATTACAAAAATAGTTCCCACAGAAGTTCTCTTAAACCAAGAATTTACCCGCAATCGCCTAAAAGTTCAAATCAACAATGTATCTTTTCCCATTGTTCACTTAGCAACCCACGGTCAGTTTTCTTCCCAGGCTGACAATACCTTTTTGTTGACTTGGGATAGTCGGATTAATGTTAAAGAATTAGACCAATTATTGCAATCACGCGATCGCCCTGGTCGAAGTCCTTTGGAATTGTTAATTTTGAGTGCTTGCCAAACTGCAGCAGGTGATAATCGAGCGGTTCTAGGACTAGCAGGGGTGGCGGTGCGTTCTGGGGCACGTAGTACATTAGCAACGCTTTGGTCAGTAGAAGATCAATCTACAGTTGAGCTGATGAACAAGTTCTATTCAGAATTGAACCAACCTGGAGTAACTAAAGCTGAGGCACTTCGTCAAGCTCAGTTGTTCCTGTTGCGATCGTCAAATTATTATCGTCCTTACTACTGGGCACCCTTTGTTTTAGTCGGTAATTGGTTGTAACCAGCAAGTAGTATACTATTTTTTCGGAATTGAGCATTAATAATAAGTATGACTTTAATTAGAGCTTAGACTTTACCAAAAGATAACCCATGTTAAATAGTCAACAATTGATTGGTCTAATGACGATCGGGTTGTTTCTGATAGGGATACAACCAACAATTGCCCAATCAAATGCAAATATTCCAACGCCGACTAATCGCTCAAAACCCCAACAGATAATATTCAAACCACCATCAAATCAGGGTAAACCAAAATTTACATCATCGGGTGGATCGCGTAGTAATTGGCAATGTCCTCAAGATACAACATTAAACACTACCTCAGCCAATAAAACCCCTTTGATGCTTCTTGCTCCCACTGATAGTAACTATGGGTTGACCATAGCAGAGCATCCGACATTTTTAGTGTATCTGCCCCAAACATCTGCCAAGCAAGTAATCTTAAGTTTGATTACAGAAGATAATCAGCTTCATTCCCAAAGTTTCATTCCGATTAAAGGTGAACCTGGTATTATTAGCATCAAGTCAGCAGATAGCTCACCCCCCCTGGAAGTAGGCAAAAATTATCAGTGGGCTTTAGTGCTGGTATGTGGGGAAAAACCTAGCCCTAACGATCCAGTAATTACTTCGTGGGTACGCCGTGTGGCTTTACCTCAACTTCAGAGTCACCAGAGGACAACTTTTGAGCAGGTAGATGCTTACAGTGAACAAGGAATTTGGTATGATGCCGTCATTGCTCTAGCTCAAATCAAAAAGACTCAACCTAAGAATCAAGCCATAGCAGATACCTGGACTGACTTTCTTAAGTCCGTAGGGCTAGACGCGATCGCTACTCAACCGCTTCGGTTGTAGAAGTGCCTAACTGTTTTTCTCGTAACTGCTGCTCGATAAAAGCCTGATTATCTTGGCTTTCTGACTGCTTGAGGTATTCAATGGCAATTGCAGAAGCCAGGGGATGGTCTTGGCACATTTCAAAAAGCAGTGCCAAAGTATGATGGAATTGGAGTCTTTCGAGTTGTTTGTGAGTAACCAACTCTAAGGCGACTGCTGAACCCAAAAATACTAACAGCGAGGGAATGATCGGTAACCACCAGCCCAAGCAAAAGGCTAAAAAGCCAATCCCCAAAAGCCCAGCACCAGCAAAGATTATACTGGCAGCGATCGCGATTGAAGACCTCAACTGTCGGCTAACTAATACTCCTAATCCCGCCCAAACTAAAATCCACAGCCATTCTATGGGTTCTTGCCAAACATGAAGCAAAGGTCTGCCATCAACAACAGCACTAATTATTTGACTGATAATATTGGCATGAACACTCACCCCAGTCATCGGCTGCGAAGAATTAAATAGGCCACTGTTATAGGGCGTATAAAATACATCTTTAATACTTGCAGCATTAGTGCCAATCAAAACTAGGCGATCGCGTAAACTATCAGGGGGAATGCGCTTTTCCAAGATATTCCTTAAAGGGAAAGTCGCAAAATTTTCCTGATTCCCTCTAAAATTCAGCAAAATCTGATAACCTCCAGAATCTGCATGGACGTAGCCTCCATCATTACCCAAAAACCTTTCAAACACTGCTTTACCCCAACGTAACTTTTGACGTTGGGGATCGTTATCAACTAATTTTATAGTTATCTTTTCATCATTTAAGTAGTGCTGCGCCAGTTTCATTGCCAAACTGTAACGTGTTTCATTTTGCCAGACGTCTACTGATAATAATGCACGACGCACCTTACCATCTGCATCCACCACCTGATCGGCAAAGCCCACTCTTTCTGGATTGAGAGTGGGAGGAGGTGCAATGACCTTAATCTCACTTCCCACAACTTTCTCAATTCCATATAAGTTAGGAGTTGACTTGAAGATGTTAACCAAGTCCTTATACCCAGGTTCTACAGGCAAATCTCGATAAATATCTAAACCAATTGCTCTAGGTTTTTGAGCTTTAATATTGGCAATTGCCTTAGCTAAAACTTGATCGGGGATAGGCCACTTTCCTGCTTTTTGTATATCTTCTTCATCAATAGTGACAATCGCTATCCGCTTCTCTGGTGATTCTAGCAACAGCCGCCAGCAAAAAAACTGGTCAAGCATATTCCACTCGCCACCCTGCAACAGTCCACCAAAGCGCAGCAGCAGAATAGGTGCAGTCACAAATATAGCAATCCGTGGTATCCAAAATAAGCCAATTCGCCGTTGCAAAACTTCTAGCTTGGCTTTTTGTCTAGCTTGTGCCAAAAGTTTATTAGCTTGTGCTAGTGCTTGCAGTGAAATTTGGGCTTGGCGTTTGGCTAATTCTTGACTAGCGGCTAAAAATTGGTAATCTAAATCGCCAAGGCTTTTACCTAATGCCCAAGCTAAGGTATCTTGTAAAGCTTGTCCTCGCAATAGATAGGATTGATCTTGGTAAGCTGATGCTGACCAGGCTGCGATCGCTTCTGCATAGGGTCGCAACTCTGTTAATTTACGCTCAACCCAACTCTGGTTGAATACAGCTTTGTAAATGCGATTATATACCTTGAGCTTACCTTGTTGCTCAACTACTAACCCTGACAATCGTAATTCGATTTGTTCAGGAGTACTATCAGCAGAAATTTCTCCTTGACGTAAAATTTGCTGGTATAACTCTAATAGTCTAGCTATACGTTTTTCATTTCTGTACAAGATGCGATCGCGAATCGTCTTCAAATGCTCAGGTTCATCTTGAGATTCCCAATTCTCAACAATGTGCGACCTTACTAATTGCTCAACCGATGAAAATCTTTGAGCAGTTGACTCTAAAACTATCAATTGACATAGCTTTTGAGTCAAAAACGGTTGCCCCCCTGTCCATTCTAGTATCTCCATGATAACCTCTTCAGGGTTGCTCACTCTTTGTTTCAAACCATCTATTAACGGTTGTACTTCATCAGGCTGAAATCCTTGCAGTTCAATCGCCTTCCCAATATTGAAGGGTGTATGAGTCTTATCTTGAATCAGTTCGTTAGGATTTGCAACCCCCAATAGTGCAAAAGTCAAACGCCTATATTCATAATTAACTTCTCGTTGCTGAAAAAAGAATCTGATTAAAGCAAAAAAATCATCCAATGAAAAATTCTGGCTCAAAACGCGATCAATTTCATCGATAAAAATAACTATCTTTTGCTTGATTTCTACTAACAGTACTTCTTCAATAAATTTGCTCAAACACTGCACCGGTGAAAGCAAATCTCGCCGTTCACGCCACCAACTCCGCCATTGAATTTTTGAGTGCAGTTGGCAACTACTCACCAAAGATTGGACAATCCCTGCATACCACTTTTCTGGAGTTACATCTTGTGTTCCTATTCCTGTCAAGTCAATAAACGCACAGATGATTCCTTCTGCTTGTAGCCTTTGCATCATTTGCACTCGCAAGCTAGACTT from Nostoc commune NIES-4072 includes:
- a CDS encoding CHASE2 domain-containing protein; the protein is MTAAKSNFEYQIGGSLESNAPSYVKRYADTEFYERLKWGQFCYVLNSRQMGKSSLRVQMMQRLQAEGIICAFIDLTGIGTQDVTPEKWYAGIVQSLVSSCQLHSKIQWRSWWRERRDLLSPVQCLSKFIEEVLLVEIKQKIVIFIDEIDRVLSQNFSLDDFFALIRFFFQQREVNYEYRRLTFALLGVANPNELIQDKTHTPFNIGKAIELQGFQPDEVQPLIDGLKQRVSNPEEVIMEILEWTGGQPFLTQKLCQLIVLESTAQRFSSVEQLVRSHIVENWESQDEPEHLKTIRDRILYRNEKRIARLLELYQQILRQGEISADSTPEQIELRLSGLVVEQQGKLKVYNRIYKAVFNQSWVERKLTELRPYAEAIAAWSASAYQDQSYLLRGQALQDTLAWALGKSLGDLDYQFLAASQELAKRQAQISLQALAQANKLLAQARQKAKLEVLQRRIGLFWIPRIAIFVTAPILLLRFGGLLQGGEWNMLDQFFCWRLLLESPEKRIAIVTIDEEDIQKAGKWPIPDQVLAKAIANIKAQKPRAIGLDIYRDLPVEPGYKDLVNIFKSTPNLYGIEKVVGSEIKVIAPPPTLNPERVGFADQVVDADGKVRRALLSVDVWQNETRYSLAMKLAQHYLNDEKITIKLVDNDPQRQKLRWGKAVFERFLGNDGGYVHADSGGYQILLNFRGNQENFATFPLRNILEKRIPPDSLRDRLVLIGTNAASIKDVFYTPYNSGLFNSSQPMTGVSVHANIISQIISAVVDGRPLLHVWQEPIEWLWILVWAGLGVLVSRQLRSSIAIAASIIFAGAGLLGIGFLAFCLGWWLPIIPSLLVFLGSAVALELVTHKQLERLQFHHTLALLFEMCQDHPLASAIAIEYLKQSESQDNQAFIEQQLREKQLGTSTTEAVE
- a CDS encoding CHAT domain-containing protein; the encoded protein is MNQKKQIGRCLRRATPTLKARFFSQINHYKSRLYSSQVRSLILAILLFFLSVGGVLVTTQVWASTAIGQTQQEPLQLVQEAKSFYKDGQFESALTLWEQVAAAFAVREDKLNQAMALSNLALTAQQLGRWEQAKKAIATSLNILQTQPKTPEQASAGGAALTQILSSTLDIQGQLQLAVGESEAALATWKQAAEIYQNLSNQNGAIRNQINQTQAMQDLGLYPMACKTLLKILEFDHQNCQITKEELQILKKRFVNKGNSSSLDILALRSLGNVLRVVSQLEQSQMVLLAAGQLAQQSGDSQNLAATYLSLGNTARSLGNRKIQLGKPSQEQLPLTHPINCIQEATITDAAELYQQAATCYRQAESSTSSDIKRQAQLNRFSLLVQTQQWSEVPTLVSEITSNLNNLPINHPTVYAHIKFVQSLMCLQSGLSENSSNALSPILQLCNFVKNTPTGTGVKTLESSKIPSWAEIGQILQTALNQAQRLGDKQAEADVRGYLGGVYLQMGKLAEARQFTEQALQQKSAFNNSSITYLWQWQLGRIYHTQQDPKSALQAYTLAYETLQSLRQDLVGINPEIQFTFRDSVEPVYRELVNLLLPPLASQQIKQTEINQENLKLARDVIEALQLAELTNFFREACITSQPQPIDRLDPNAAVIYSIILPDRLVVILSRPQKDLKYYATPLKSNSQPGEIGELERVYNDLFAGFTRYIYLDSRRPQTIFYDWLIRPIEAELQKDEIKTLVFVLDGVLRAVPMSALYDSQQKKYLIEKYNLALSPGLQLLYSRSLSPNKLQTLVGGLTEARQGFSKLPGVKEEVQEITKIVPTEVLLNQEFTRNRLKVQINNVSFPIVHLATHGQFSSQADNTFLLTWDSRINVKELDQLLQSRDRPGRSPLELLILSACQTAAGDNRAVLGLAGVAVRSGARSTLATLWSVEDQSTVELMNKFYSELNQPGVTKAEALRQAQLFLLRSSNYYRPYYWAPFVLVGNWL
- a CDS encoding two-partner secretion domain-containing protein yields the protein MQHSKRSLLSNTLPLSIGVNFMLALLSCIAPCPAKAQITPDATLGDKSSVVVPDTFKGSPIDRINGGAIQGANLFHSFQEFNVVEKGAYFTNPGGITNILTRVTGGNASNILGTLGVLGPANLFLINPNGIVFGPNARLDMGGSFVASTADSLVFDNGLEFSATNPQAPLLTVNIPVGLRFRDASGKIINRSQATVDGVEIGLQIPPQKTLALIGGNVDLEGGWLIGPDVQIEIASVGDSSLVNFINSDTGYNFDYSGVENFQDILLSDQAIVNINGNGSGSIRMQGRNVTLNDESRLFADNLGSSGREVLIQAEQLTLDNASISADVRGLGQGRNITIETQNLLVQNGARISTATFGGGNGGTVKITATDSVVIQGESQSQQGFFSGVQSVAAGGASGDAGGVEINTASFLLKDGARLDTTTFGGGKGGTVKINATDSVVIQGESQSQQGFFSGVLSLVAGGASGDAGGIEINTASFLLKDGARLDTTTSGGGKGGTVKINATDSVVIQGESNRQERLSGIQSLVRGGASGDAGGVEINTASFLLKDGARLDTTTFGDGNGGTVKINATDSVVIQGESQSQQGFFSGVLSLVAGGASGDAGGVEINTASFLLKDGARLDTTTFGGGKGGTVKITATDSVVIQGESQQNSFSGVLSLAAGGPSGDAGGIEINTASFLLKDGNRLSTTTFGDGNGGTVKINATDSVVMEGESRRQERLSGIESVVGGGASGDAGGIEINTADLSLKDGAFLTASTSGTGNAGKVTINATESVMFEGKFIQEKFGLGVGGVSTIVESGALGNAGAIDIDTTSLILRDGAFLATSTFGESDAGNITVTTNTFEITSGGRLLSTTRGNRAAGNIFLQIEDSISLAGENSGIFANTEAGSTGRGGNIFMDTQTTVIQDGAKLSVNSQGSGVGGDISLQANSLTLDRGTISAETAKERGGNIRLDVADLLLMSDESKITTSAGLQSQPGAIGTGGNIKIDTQFLVASPSKPKGSDITANATYGNGGRVDITATGIFGIEFRDKPRDFLNDITASSEFGGNPGVVNINQVIDPSQNLVELPANVIDPNDQIAQNPCSKGVASEFTIAGRGGLPPSPNEDLSQEATQVDLVDPVSTVSNVKLPQKTSSSHNLKSQIPSPIVPAQGWVFNNKGEVVLTAYNSNVIGIHRLPKNLNSCPAR
- a CDS encoding DUF928 domain-containing protein: MLNSQQLIGLMTIGLFLIGIQPTIAQSNANIPTPTNRSKPQQIIFKPPSNQGKPKFTSSGGSRSNWQCPQDTTLNTTSANKTPLMLLAPTDSNYGLTIAEHPTFLVYLPQTSAKQVILSLITEDNQLHSQSFIPIKGEPGIISIKSADSSPPLEVGKNYQWALVLVCGEKPSPNDPVITSWVRRVALPQLQSHQRTTFEQVDAYSEQGIWYDAVIALAQIKKTQPKNQAIADTWTDFLKSVGLDAIATQPLRL